Part of the Lolium rigidum isolate FL_2022 chromosome 6, APGP_CSIRO_Lrig_0.1, whole genome shotgun sequence genome, CTTCTTATTTCGAACCAAACTCTTATGGTTCTCAGAAGTCCGGCTTTCTGCAGGACGAACTGGTCTGAATACTTGTGTCTTCAAGGGATCCAACAGATCCTCTGAGCAGCCTAACACAATGCCACTCTTAGTAGCATCATCCCATAACTCCTTTCCAATCTCGAAACTACCGTTCCTACAAAGCTTTTCTATAAGCAGATCATACGTATGAGTGTCTACTAACTGACAACTCTTCATGATTTTGAACATATCAAGAGCATGATCAACTTCCTCAGTTCCACAAAGGATGCCTATGAGACCATGGAAGAACTTTGCCGTCGGAGGCACCCCAttttcaagcatatcatctatgaGCCTTTTTCCTCTAATAATTCTCCCTGTTAAAAAGAGGACCTTAACCACGAGATAGTAGCTGACCCAGTCAGGCGAGCACCCTTCTTTTCCTTCCCTCATCAAATAAAGGATTCTGTATGCTTCTTTCACTCTTCTGGCTCGTTCCAGACAAGAAAGCAAGATGTTGAAGCTGGATGCAGCAGGGGTGACACCACAGGACCTCATCTCTGTTAAAATATCCATAGCTTCGGGAACAAGAGCTGAAGGGTTAAACTTGAGGTTTCTATGGCAAACACAGTTGAGAAAATCATTGAACGACGGCAACCCTAGTGGGCAGCCTGAGGACTTGATATCATCAAGGACTCTCCGAGCTTCTTTAGCATTTCCATGTACACACCATCCATGGAGGAGGCTACGTTGAACGATGCTAACCATGGGCTCCGTCGAGAGCTTGCTCTTGTGGTGCCACACAACACCTTGCGCCTCACGAGCGTAGCCCTTCATGCACAATGCCTGGACCATGGCAAGGCTGCTTGACCATATGCCTTCCCCTCCAGCACCAACACTTTGCTGAGGCAGCAATTTCTGCCTCTCCAAGCCTCTAAACAACCGAACAGCCTCATCCTCCTTCCCTGCCTTGACGAGAGCCTCGACCACAGCAGTGAACGTCTCCGGGGCCATCCTCCGCCCATCCTTCTCCCCATCTCCAACGGCGATTCTCATCGCGGTGAGGTCACCCATCTGCGCGAGCACGGCAATCGCCCTGTCATGCTCCCTGTCCCCCAATGCCCCAGGGTTCT contains:
- the LOC124662666 gene encoding pentatricopeptide repeat-containing protein At5g61370, mitochondrial-like, whose protein sequence is MAMRRSVTALSQTALAPSSRPGCRRIRRAACSSAWQDGESEAAVRDIVCFGAGSLDEVGSSLDRLNLAFSPALVRRVVDSCSERSDSGRRLLRFLSWCRSKNPGALGDREHDRAIAVLAQMGDLTAMRIAVGDGEKDGRRMAPETFTAVVEALVKAGKEDEAVRLFRGLERQKLLPQQSVGAGGEGIWSSSLAMVQALCMKGYAREAQGVVWHHKSKLSTEPMVSIVQRSLLHGWCVHGNAKEARRVLDDIKSSGCPLGLPSFNDFLNCVCHRNLKFNPSALVPEAMDILTEMRSCGVTPAASSFNILLSCLERARRVKEAYRILYLMREGKEGCSPDWVSYYLVVKVLFLTGRIIRGKRLIDDMLENGVPPTAKFFHGLIGILCGTEEVDHALDMFKIMKSCQLVDTHTYDLLIEKLCRNGSFEIGKELWDDATKSGIVLGCSEDLLDPLKTQVFRPVRPAESRTSENHKSLNVSFILLTFPLSILQFRFECTLNFMDTSQEQQDFGVLLKQGAEGRVFVSTFVGQKCVIKERFSKKYRHPVLDSKLTLKRLNAEARCITKARRLGVPTPVLYAVDPLPHTLTFEYVDGLCVKDILLGFGSDGINEERLNDIATQIGNAVGKLHDGGLVHGDLTTSNMMIKNNTNQLVLIDFGLSFTSVIPEDKAVDLYVLERALISMHSSCGDVMGKILSAYRKASRQWCSTTNKLAQEN